In one window of Candidatus Palauibacter australiensis DNA:
- a CDS encoding phosphotransferase enzyme family protein — protein sequence MIPGKALVDLASALFIEWHGEPPRDIRPVAADGSTRSYWRLTAGDGASAIGAHGPDPMENRAFLSYSRTLRELGLPVPEVYGADEKSGVWLLEDLGDTTLFDAIKEARDPGSDAFPDAVLPLYRQVLEILPRFQVEGGRRIDFRRAYPRAAFDRQSILW from the coding sequence ATGATTCCCGGCAAGGCGCTGGTCGACCTCGCGTCGGCGCTCTTCATCGAGTGGCACGGCGAACCGCCGCGGGACATCCGGCCGGTCGCCGCGGACGGCTCCACCCGCAGCTACTGGCGTCTCACCGCGGGGGACGGGGCTTCCGCCATCGGCGCCCACGGGCCCGACCCGATGGAGAACCGGGCCTTCCTCTCCTACTCCCGTACGCTGCGCGAACTCGGACTGCCCGTGCCGGAGGTGTACGGAGCGGACGAGAAGTCCGGCGTGTGGCTCCTCGAGGATCTCGGCGACACGACCCTCTTCGATGCGATCAAGGAGGCGCGGGACCCGGGATCGGACGCCTTCCCCGACGCCGTCCTCCCCCTCTACCGGCAGGTGCTCGAGATCCTGCCGCGCTTCCAGGTCGAGGGAGGGAGGCGGATCGACTTCCGCCGGGCCTATCCCCGGGCGGCGTTCGACCGGCAGTCCATTCTCTGGT
- a CDS encoding dihydroorotate dehydrogenase: MHRGLRLPGGGTRLGGDLTPAASSPGLVQRVFGAEFPSPVLLASGTCGYGQEYADLIPLDEIGGLVTKAVSLEPRPGNPPHRVAETPGGMINAIGLENPGLHGFIAEKLPWLREHLRRAHVFVNVVGHSAEDFAAVVRGLDGEDGFLGYEINVSCPNVKGGTMFGTDERALADLVVRLRGCTERPLVIKLTPNVPDVGDFARICEEAGADGLSAINTFPGMVVDIGRREPLIGNKSGGVSGPAILPMGVYATWRARQTCGLPIMGIGGIRNADDALQYILAGACLVQIGTASFVDPGAAVDVHEGISKYLEANGVARLEDLVGALQARPGAGPAIPAG, translated from the coding sequence GTGCATCGAGGGCTCCGTCTTCCCGGCGGAGGAACTCGACTGGGGGGCGATCTGACCCCCGCGGCGTCGTCCCCGGGCCTCGTCCAGCGCGTGTTCGGGGCGGAGTTCCCGAGTCCCGTGCTCCTGGCCTCGGGCACGTGCGGCTACGGGCAGGAATACGCCGATCTCATCCCCCTCGACGAGATCGGAGGCCTGGTCACGAAGGCGGTGAGCCTCGAACCCCGCCCCGGGAACCCGCCGCACCGCGTCGCGGAGACGCCCGGCGGGATGATCAACGCGATCGGGCTCGAGAACCCCGGGCTGCACGGCTTCATCGCGGAGAAACTCCCCTGGCTGCGCGAGCACCTCCGCCGCGCGCACGTGTTCGTGAACGTCGTCGGGCACTCGGCGGAGGACTTCGCCGCCGTCGTGCGCGGACTCGACGGAGAAGACGGCTTCCTCGGGTACGAGATCAACGTCTCCTGCCCGAACGTGAAGGGCGGCACGATGTTCGGCACCGACGAGCGGGCGCTGGCCGACCTCGTGGTGCGCCTCCGCGGCTGCACCGAGCGGCCGCTCGTGATCAAGCTCACGCCCAACGTCCCCGACGTGGGCGACTTCGCCCGCATCTGCGAGGAGGCGGGCGCCGACGGTCTGAGCGCGATCAACACCTTCCCGGGGATGGTCGTCGACATCGGGCGGCGCGAACCGCTGATCGGCAACAAGTCCGGCGGCGTGAGCGGGCCCGCGATCCTCCCCATGGGCGTCTACGCGACGTGGCGCGCGCGGCAGACGTGCGGGCTTCCGATCATGGGAATCGGGGGCATCCGCAACGCCGATGACGCGTTGCAGTACATCCTCGCCGGCGCCTGTCTCGTGCAGATCGGGACGGCTTCGTTCGTCGATCCGGGCGCGGCGGTGGATGTCCACGAAGGGATCTCGAAATACCTGGAGGCAAACGGCGTCGCGCGCCTCGAGGATCTCGTGGGCGCGCTCCAGGCCCGGCCCGGCGCGGGTCCCGCGATTCCCGCCGGCTGA
- a CDS encoding dihydroorotate dehydrogenase electron transfer subunit produces the protein MLSAGGDVAVERAVPVSRRAVLLSTRLVARDTWWQEFDCPDIAAAALPGQFVMLGVGLDAPGAWLLPRPFSVGWTGPGGEVGILLRAYGQGTRALATLEVGQTALLLGPLGRPFDTEGADVECVAGGVGLAPFIFLAAREAAAGRRVRLIYGERDAEAVFDPALIARLTDHDPELFTEDGSAGRKGLVTAGLDPASRALLLGCGPTPLLRALEAFAREHGRRLQVSVEEHMGCGIGTCQGCVVRGADGRWVKSCIEGSVFPAEELDWGAI, from the coding sequence GTGCTGAGCGCCGGCGGCGATGTGGCGGTGGAGCGCGCCGTGCCCGTGAGCCGGCGGGCGGTGCTGCTCTCCACGCGCCTCGTGGCCCGCGATACCTGGTGGCAGGAGTTCGACTGCCCGGACATCGCGGCCGCCGCGCTCCCCGGGCAGTTCGTCATGCTCGGCGTCGGGCTCGACGCGCCGGGGGCCTGGCTCCTCCCGCGTCCGTTCAGCGTGGGCTGGACGGGCCCCGGCGGCGAGGTCGGCATCCTCCTGCGCGCCTACGGACAGGGCACCCGGGCGCTCGCGACGCTGGAAGTCGGGCAGACCGCCCTCCTCCTGGGTCCGCTGGGCCGCCCCTTCGACACGGAGGGCGCGGATGTCGAGTGCGTCGCGGGCGGCGTCGGCCTCGCCCCGTTCATCTTCCTCGCGGCGCGCGAGGCGGCGGCTGGACGGCGGGTGCGGCTTATCTACGGAGAGCGGGACGCCGAAGCCGTCTTCGACCCCGCGCTCATCGCCCGCCTCACGGATCACGACCCGGAGTTGTTCACCGAAGACGGGAGCGCCGGCCGGAAGGGCCTCGTGACCGCCGGCCTCGACCCGGCGTCGCGCGCGCTCCTCCTCGGCTGCGGTCCGACGCCGCTCCTGCGGGCGCTCGAGGCCTTCGCGCGGGAACACGGCCGCCGGCTCCAGGTCTCGGTGGAGGAGCACATGGGCTGCGGGATCGGGACCTGCCAGGGGTGCGTCGTGCGCGGGGCGGACGGCCGCTGGGTGAAGTCGTGCATCGAGGGCTCCGTCTTCCCGGCGGAGGAACTCGACTGGGGGGCGATCTGA
- a CDS encoding N-acetylmuramoyl-L-alanine amidase encodes MAVDRGAGGRRDRVGAGGRTAVAAVVIAQTVLSGSLTGIDAQALPDTVRAEVSGRTVSLPVSRHRAYPAVDAAELALALESVLDAVTRNGVFLRARLRGEEVAFEAESPFFRHGGRTVQLANPPYEEGGAFWLPAEFVARWVSEGPPPVAAGSEGSEGSGAPASSPAPPSSPPAADPLPARVDPAAPWRVIIDPGHGGRDPGTLGSASYEKDIVLAIARRLSEELEGREMFEPHMTRDTDVYVDLDVRSQFAVDRAGDLFVSIHANAAGDERARGFETIFLGQARSEEAREVALRENRGPEVDEAAGSPSDVQFILAGLDRTENLAESRLFAGFVQNSIRRVRRGGSPDRGVIQGPWWVLLGALVRMPSVIVEVGFLSNGEEERYLNGAEGQEAIARAIADAIVAYRADVLRRYAPAPEPGC; translated from the coding sequence GGGCGGGCGGACCGCGGTTGCCGCCGTCGTCATCGCGCAGACCGTGCTTTCCGGGAGCCTGACGGGAATCGACGCACAGGCGCTCCCCGACACGGTACGGGCGGAGGTCTCGGGCCGTACCGTGAGTCTCCCCGTCTCCCGGCACCGGGCCTACCCCGCCGTGGACGCGGCGGAACTCGCGCTCGCCCTGGAGAGCGTCCTCGACGCCGTCACGCGGAACGGCGTCTTCCTCCGCGCCCGCCTCCGCGGCGAAGAGGTCGCGTTCGAGGCCGAATCTCCCTTCTTCCGGCACGGAGGGCGCACGGTGCAGCTCGCGAATCCGCCCTACGAGGAAGGCGGCGCCTTCTGGCTCCCGGCCGAGTTCGTCGCGCGGTGGGTGTCGGAGGGACCGCCGCCGGTCGCCGCCGGGTCCGAAGGGTCCGAAGGGTCCGGGGCGCCCGCCTCGTCGCCGGCGCCTCCGTCCTCCCCGCCGGCCGCCGACCCGCTGCCGGCCCGCGTCGACCCGGCGGCCCCGTGGCGCGTGATCATCGACCCGGGGCACGGGGGCCGGGACCCGGGAACGCTGGGCAGCGCGAGCTACGAGAAGGACATCGTGCTCGCGATCGCGAGGCGACTATCCGAGGAGCTTGAAGGGCGCGAGATGTTCGAGCCTCACATGACCCGGGACACGGACGTCTACGTAGACCTCGACGTGCGGTCCCAGTTCGCGGTGGACCGGGCCGGGGATCTCTTCGTCTCGATTCACGCCAACGCCGCGGGGGACGAGCGGGCGCGCGGGTTCGAGACCATCTTCCTCGGGCAGGCCCGCTCGGAGGAGGCGCGCGAGGTCGCGCTGCGGGAGAACCGGGGCCCGGAGGTGGATGAGGCGGCGGGTTCACCGTCCGACGTTCAGTTCATCCTCGCGGGACTGGACCGCACCGAGAATCTTGCGGAGTCGCGGCTCTTCGCCGGGTTCGTGCAGAACTCGATCCGAAGGGTCCGGCGTGGCGGGTCCCCCGACCGCGGCGTCATACAGGGTCCGTGGTGGGTCCTGCTCGGGGCGCTCGTGCGCATGCCGTCGGTGATCGTCGAAGTCGGTTTTCTCTCGAACGGAGAAGAGGAGCGCTACCTGAACGGGGCGGAGGGACAGGAAGCGATCGCGCGGGCGATCGCGGATGCGATCGTGGCGTACCGCGCGGACGTGCTGCGCCGGTACGCGCCCGCGCCGGAGCCGGGGTGCTGA